From Ruminococcus sp. HUN007, a single genomic window includes:
- a CDS encoding AAA family ATPase has translation MYIQRDIDKTLQQWKEEKKHKPLILRGVRQCGKTSAIRHLSEQFENYIEINFEKHSELCSLFEGNFDIKAIIIKLELFFSSKITTGKTLLFIDEIQECPRAVTALRYFYEDMPELHVIAAGSLLEFVLNGKGVKKETIDFPVGRVRSIFMYPFSFTEYLRGTKKEILADYLKQHDGNTDNPAHEQLISEYKTFLVVGGMPEAIAEYIDSGSLFNCQQIHRDIITNFIDDFNKYRSDVPADIIRKVFDYAVHNVCGQTKSSSAIKGISAYYFDTGIDLLRRAGLVYPVKASSCDTIPLGSCEKETNKKLLLFDTGIYLTVCGLNTYELLSSDIFDEMNKGNVVEMQTGLEIIKYTNPYTESSLHYWYRSGANAEIDYAIIKENTVIPVEVKAAGKGSMQSMHSFLETHPSSKYGIRVSLENFNNYDNIRVYPVYAVSKFCN, from the coding sequence ATGTATATACAACGTGATATAGACAAAACACTGCAGCAATGGAAAGAAGAAAAAAAGCATAAACCTTTGATTCTCCGTGGAGTAAGACAGTGCGGAAAAACGTCTGCGATAAGACATCTATCAGAACAGTTCGAAAACTATATTGAAATCAACTTTGAAAAACACAGTGAACTTTGCAGCCTGTTTGAAGGTAACTTTGATATAAAGGCGATCATAATCAAACTTGAACTTTTTTTCTCATCGAAAATCACCACTGGGAAAACTCTTTTGTTTATTGATGAAATACAGGAATGTCCACGAGCTGTTACTGCTCTGAGATACTTTTACGAAGATATGCCGGAACTGCATGTTATCGCCGCCGGATCCCTTCTTGAATTTGTCTTAAACGGAAAAGGCGTAAAAAAAGAAACAATAGATTTCCCTGTCGGACGTGTGAGAAGTATTTTCATGTATCCTTTTTCTTTCACGGAATATCTTCGTGGTACCAAAAAGGAAATTCTTGCAGACTATCTGAAACAACATGATGGTAACACTGACAATCCGGCTCATGAACAGCTTATAAGTGAATATAAAACTTTTCTTGTTGTAGGTGGCATGCCGGAGGCGATAGCAGAATATATTGATTCCGGAAGTCTGTTTAACTGCCAGCAGATACACAGAGATATCATAACAAACTTCATCGACGATTTTAATAAATACCGTTCAGATGTGCCTGCCGATATTATCAGAAAAGTATTTGACTATGCTGTTCACAATGTATGCGGACAGACAAAATCATCATCGGCAATAAAAGGAATAAGTGCATACTATTTTGATACCGGAATAGATCTTCTCCGAAGAGCCGGACTTGTTTATCCGGTAAAGGCATCATCGTGCGACACTATCCCGCTTGGCAGCTGTGAAAAGGAAACCAATAAAAAACTGCTGTTATTTGATACTGGTATCTATCTTACCGTATGCGGTCTTAATACATATGAACTCCTCAGCAGCGATATCTTTGATGAGATGAACAAGGGAAACGTTGTAGAAATGCAGACCGGACTTGAAATAATAAAATACACAAATCCGTACACTGAATCTTCCCTTCACTACTGGTACAGAAGTGGTGCAAATGCTGAAATAGATTATGCCATCATAAAAGAAAACACTGTCATACCTGTCGAAGTAAAAGCAGCCGGAAAAGGCAGTATGCAAAGCATGCACAGTTTTCTTGAAACTCATCCGTCAAGTAAATACGGAATAAGAGTTTCACTTGAAAACTTCAATAATTACGATAATATAAGAGTTTATCCAGTTTATGCAGTAAGTAAATTCTGCAATTAA
- a CDS encoding RICIN domain-containing protein translates to MLVKKLLSVLVMLCILFNTANLSSLEAATFEDINQSSVFITQNTNYTCTLAAATILLRRTAMMRGDSDWDTITESAVRSTAWLEGAGLLNSFEYKGIVIKNRRFNSGRAGLISLLEEHPEGIVIYRSGIHAMVLTDYTDGVFYLADTGGFGPAYTRFPETQMAQNANSGLTIDNVDQIWYAESPDVNLDSPFNNYTKADLGSEFYASIYNSSLDVALSFDESNVYGAKSNDGDEHLWKFVKQSDGGYTITNRKSGLSLDVSNYGTSGGTNIQLCEFSGNSAQQFYIYNAGDGYLIKPKCSNLVFDLETFNNFNLATYPLDENLENKKFLIKKYYCDNKLSDFGDEFDAYIYNRKLKRYLTENGFNVSGEEKSNLENQIWHFTKNSDGGYFIKNKSSSLNMDVLNFGSENGTNIQLIDPVNNLAQLFYIYESHDGFIFRPACSDLVFDLEKFNSYNLATYELDDYYDNKEFSIIKLTDEDIVLGDCNNDGTISAADIVALKKWLLNIEGAEININAADFNQNGSVDILDFIMLKTQFLA, encoded by the coding sequence ATGTTAGTAAAAAAATTATTAAGTGTACTGGTAATGTTGTGTATTCTTTTTAACACGGCAAATTTAAGCAGTCTGGAAGCGGCTACATTTGAAGATATTAATCAGTCTTCTGTTTTTATAACGCAGAACACTAATTATACCTGTACTCTTGCTGCTGCAACTATTCTTCTCAGAAGAACCGCGATGATGCGTGGCGACAGCGACTGGGATACCATTACAGAAAGTGCGGTCAGGAGTACAGCATGGCTCGAAGGCGCTGGTTTACTTAACAGTTTTGAATATAAAGGTATTGTAATTAAGAATCGAAGATTCAATTCAGGAAGAGCCGGATTAATCAGTCTTTTAGAAGAACATCCTGAAGGAATTGTGATTTACAGATCAGGCATCCATGCTATGGTACTGACCGACTATACTGATGGTGTATTTTACCTTGCTGACACAGGTGGTTTTGGTCCTGCTTATACAAGGTTTCCTGAAACTCAAATGGCTCAAAATGCAAATTCAGGTCTTACAATAGATAATGTTGATCAGATTTGGTACGCGGAATCGCCTGATGTTAATTTGGATTCTCCTTTTAATAACTACACAAAAGCTGATCTTGGATCTGAATTTTATGCTTCCATTTATAATTCATCATTAGATGTTGCATTATCATTTGATGAGAGTAATGTATATGGAGCCAAATCCAATGATGGTGATGAACATCTCTGGAAATTTGTAAAGCAGTCAGATGGCGGATATACAATCACAAATAGAAAAAGCGGATTAAGTCTGGATGTGTCTAATTACGGAACATCAGGAGGAACCAACATTCAACTTTGTGAATTTTCCGGCAATTCAGCTCAGCAATTTTATATTTATAACGCAGGAGACGGATATCTCATTAAACCTAAGTGTTCGAATTTAGTGTTTGATCTTGAAACGTTTAATAACTTTAATCTGGCGACATATCCTTTGGATGAAAATCTCGAAAACAAAAAATTTCTGATAAAGAAATACTATTGTGATAATAAATTATCAGACTTCGGTGATGAGTTTGATGCGTATATTTACAATCGCAAATTAAAGCGTTATTTGACTGAAAATGGGTTCAATGTTTCAGGTGAAGAAAAATCAAATCTGGAAAACCAAATATGGCACTTTACGAAAAACTCTGATGGTGGATATTTTATTAAAAATAAATCATCATCATTAAATATGGATGTGTTAAACTTTGGTTCTGAAAACGGAACGAATATACAGCTCATAGATCCTGTTAATAATCTGGCACAGTTATTCTACATATACGAATCCCATGATGGTTTCATATTCCGACCTGCTTGTTCAGATCTTGTATTTGATCTTGAAAAATTTAACTCATACAATCTGGCAACATATGAACTTGATGATTATTATGACAATAAAGAGTTCAGTATTATTAAGCTGACAGATGAAGATATAGTGTTAGGTGACTGTAACAACGACGGAACAATATCTGCAGCTGACATAGTTGCACTAAAAAAATGGTTACTGAACATAGAAGGTGCGGAAATTAATATTAATGCTGCTGACTTCAATCAGAATGGCTCTGTTGACATACTTGATTTCATTATGCTAAAAACTCAGTTTTTAGCATGA
- a CDS encoding dockerin type I repeat-containing protein, with the protein MMRGDSDWGTITENAVRSTAWLEGAGLFNSFEYKGIVIKNRRFNSGRAGLISLLEEHPEGIVIYRSGIHAMVLTDYTDGIFYLADTGGFGPAYTRFPETQMAQNANSGLTIDNVDQIWYVESPDVSIVSNDLTVSAGYSTSNTEFSWNQVENADYYNLRIWKDKLWEGDDFKTEWDCKDTKCDLKLPSGTYFAYVDVVYPDDSYKMTNVVEFKVEDGTLLYFEQGNSSAETVFSWNSVDGASSYDLKIWKDHKVWDGEAYHIEWGITGTEFSTVLPAGKYEAYLDTTKNEEYVKMSNIISFEIKNGSKLSVETGTENQATSFEWNSIPNAKSFNLKIWKDKLWDGDSYFEKSNLTELSYDVLLPKGYYEAYVDSIFDDDTYNMSNVIKFTIEKNSLKGDCNNDGTISAADIVALKKWLLNIEGAEINIDTADFNQNGSVDILDFIMLKAHFL; encoded by the coding sequence ATGATGCGTGGCGACAGCGACTGGGGTACCATTACGGAAAATGCAGTCAGGAGTACAGCATGGCTTGAAGGCGCTGGTTTATTTAACAGTTTTGAATATAAAGGTATTGTAATTAAGAATCGTAGATTCAATTCAGGAAGAGCTGGATTAATCAGTCTTTTAGAAGAACATCCTGAAGGAATTGTGATTTACAGATCAGGCATCCATGCTATGGTATTGACCGACTATACTGATGGTATTTTTTATCTTGCTGACACAGGTGGTTTTGGTCCTGCTTATACAAGGTTTCCTGAAACTCAAATGGCTCAAAATGCAAATTCAGGTCTTACAATAGATAATGTTGATCAGATTTGGTACGTGGAATCGCCTGATGTAAGTATTGTATCTAATGATTTAACTGTATCTGCGGGATATTCAACTTCAAACACTGAATTCTCATGGAATCAGGTTGAAAACGCTGATTATTATAACTTAAGAATATGGAAAGACAAGCTTTGGGAAGGAGATGATTTTAAAACAGAATGGGATTGTAAAGATACTAAATGTGATTTAAAGCTTCCTTCCGGGACCTATTTCGCATACGTAGATGTAGTTTACCCTGATGATTCGTATAAAATGACTAATGTAGTTGAATTTAAGGTTGAAGATGGAACATTATTATATTTTGAACAAGGTAACTCCTCTGCGGAGACTGTGTTCTCATGGAATTCTGTCGATGGGGCATCATCGTATGATTTGAAAATCTGGAAAGATCATAAAGTATGGGATGGAGAAGCATATCATATAGAATGGGGGATTACCGGTACCGAATTCAGCACAGTTCTCCCTGCTGGTAAATATGAAGCATATTTAGATACAACCAAAAACGAAGAATATGTAAAGATGAGTAATATTATTTCATTTGAAATAAAAAACGGTTCGAAACTGAGCGTTGAAACTGGCACGGAGAATCAAGCAACATCATTTGAGTGGAATAGTATTCCAAATGCGAAATCATTCAATTTGAAAATCTGGAAAGATAAATTATGGGATGGTGATTCTTACTTTGAAAAAAGTAATTTAACTGAACTGTCTTATGATGTTTTGCTTCCTAAAGGATATTATGAAGCTTATGTTGATTCTATTTTTGATGATGATACCTATAATATGAGTAATGTGATTAAATTTACAATAGAAAAGAACTCTTTAAAAGGTGACTGTAACAACGACGGAACAATATCTGCAGCTGACATAGTTGCACTAAAAAAATGGTTACTGAACATAGAAGGTGCAGAAATTAATATTGATACAGCTGACTTCAATCAGAATGGCTCTGTTGACATACTTGACTTTATTATGTTAAAAGCTCATTTTTTATAA
- the trpA gene encoding tryptophan synthase subunit alpha: MSKIRNAFADGKAFIPFITCGDPDLETTEKVVRAAVENGADLIELGIPFSDPTAEGPVIQGANIRALAGGITTDKIFDFVTKLRKDITIPLVFMTYANVVFSYGAERFMKRSNETGIDGIILPDLPFEEKEEFADVAAKYDVDLISLIAPTSADRVAMIAKDATGFIYVVSSLGVTGMRSEITTDLSGIIKVIRENTDVPCAVGFGISRPEQAEKMAALSDGAIVGSAIIKLLEKHGKDAAPYVGEYVKSMKDAVRKA, encoded by the coding sequence ATGAGTAAGATAAGAAATGCGTTTGCAGACGGAAAGGCATTCATTCCGTTCATCACATGCGGTGATCCTGACCTTGAAACAACTGAAAAGGTAGTACGTGCAGCAGTTGAAAATGGCGCTGACCTCATCGAACTCGGTATACCGTTCTCCGATCCGACAGCTGAAGGTCCGGTAATCCAGGGTGCGAATATACGTGCGCTTGCAGGCGGTATCACAACTGATAAGATCTTTGATTTTGTAACTAAGCTCCGTAAGGATATCACTATCCCGCTGGTGTTCATGACATATGCAAATGTCGTATTCTCATACGGTGCTGAACGTTTCATGAAGCGCAGCAATGAAACCGGTATCGACGGCATCATCCTTCCTGATCTTCCGTTCGAGGAAAAGGAGGAGTTTGCTGACGTTGCGGCAAAATACGATGTTGACCTCATCTCTCTCATCGCTCCGACATCCGCCGACCGCGTTGCCATGATTGCAAAGGATGCGACAGGATTTATTTACGTAGTTTCAAGCCTTGGTGTTACCGGTATGAGAAGCGAGATCACAACTGATCTCAGTGGCATAATAAAGGTCATCCGCGAAAACACCGACGTTCCGTGTGCCGTAGGTTTCGGTATTTCAAGACCGGAGCAGGCCGAAAAAATGGCCGCCCTTTCAGACGGCGCCATCGTTGGTTCAGCAATAATCAAGCTCCTCGAAAAGCACGGAAAAGACGCAGCTCCGTATGTTGGCGAATATGTAAAGTCAATGAAGGACGCTGTAAGGAAAGCATGA
- the trpB gene encoding tryptophan synthase subunit beta, translated as MSQSKGRFGVHGGQYIPETLMNAVIELESAYNKYKDDPEFNKELTELLNNYAGRPSLLYYAEKMTKDLGGAKIYLKREDLNHTGSHKINNVLGQALLAKKMGKTRLIAETGAGQHGVATATAAALLGMECVVFMGEEDTKRQALNVYRMRLLGAEVIPVTAGTATLKDAVSEAMREWTKRISDTHYCLGSVMGPHPFPTIVRDFQAVISKEARAQILEAEGRLPDAVIACVGGGSNAIGSFYNFIPDEGVRLIGCEAAGRGIDTFETAATVNTGRIGIFHGMKSYFCQDEYGQIAPVYSISAGLDYPGVGPEHAHLHDIGRAEYVPVTDDEAVNAFEYLSRTEGIIPAIESSHAVAYAMKLAPTMDKDKIIIITISGRGDKDCAAIARYRGEDIHE; from the coding sequence ATGTCACAGTCAAAAGGACGTTTCGGCGTTCACGGCGGTCAGTACATACCTGAAACACTGATGAATGCCGTTATCGAACTCGAAAGTGCATATAACAAATACAAGGATGATCCGGAATTCAACAAAGAACTCACGGAACTGTTAAATAACTATGCAGGAAGGCCGTCACTTCTCTACTATGCGGAAAAGATGACAAAGGATCTCGGCGGAGCTAAGATCTATCTTAAGAGGGAAGACCTCAACCACACAGGATCACACAAGATCAACAACGTTCTCGGTCAGGCACTTCTCGCCAAGAAAATGGGCAAGACACGTCTTATAGCTGAAACAGGTGCAGGTCAGCACGGTGTTGCAACTGCAACTGCTGCCGCACTTCTCGGAATGGAATGCGTTGTTTTCATGGGCGAGGAGGACACAAAGCGTCAGGCACTCAACGTTTACCGTATGAGACTTCTCGGCGCTGAAGTTATCCCTGTAACAGCCGGAACAGCAACACTCAAGGATGCAGTTTCCGAGGCAATGCGTGAATGGACAAAGCGTATTTCCGATACGCATTACTGCTTAGGTTCCGTAATGGGACCGCATCCTTTCCCGACTATCGTCCGTGATTTTCAGGCTGTTATTTCAAAGGAAGCACGCGCTCAGATACTTGAAGCTGAAGGCAGACTACCTGATGCTGTCATCGCCTGCGTAGGCGGCGGCTCAAATGCCATCGGAAGCTTCTATAACTTCATTCCAGATGAAGGTGTTCGCCTTATCGGATGCGAGGCTGCCGGAAGAGGCATCGATACATTTGAGACGGCAGCTACAGTAAACACCGGACGCATCGGTATTTTCCACGGCATGAAGTCATACTTCTGTCAGGATGAATACGGTCAGATAGCTCCTGTTTACTCCATCTCAGCCGGACTTGACTATCCGGGCGTAGGTCCTGAACATGCACATTTACACGACATCGGCCGTGCAGAATATGTTCCGGTAACAGATGACGAAGCAGTAAATGCATTTGAATATCTTTCAAGAACAGAGGGAATCATCCCTGCAATAGAATCATCCCACGCCGTTGCATACGCAATGAAGCTTGCTCCGACGATGGATAAGGACAAGATCATCATCATCACTATTTCAGGCAGAGGCGACAAGGACTGTGCTGCCATTGCACGTTACAGAGGGGAGGATATCCATGAGTAA
- a CDS encoding phosphoribosylanthranilate isomerase, with product MSTKIKMCGLSKPEDIAFANEVRPDYIGFVFAKKSSRYVTPEKAAELAAKLDKSIVPVGVFVDSDFEEIMHTVNLGSIRIAQLHGNEPVELVKRLQENGVPVIRAFQIKSEDDVKKAETSCADHILLDSGKGSGLTFDWSVLKNAKRPYFLAGGLDPKNVSRAVNDLHPYAVDVSSGLETDGVKDKNKMIKFAEAVRKERF from the coding sequence ATGAGTACGAAAATAAAAATGTGCGGACTTTCAAAACCTGAAGATATCGCATTTGCCAATGAAGTAAGACCGGATTACATCGGTTTTGTTTTTGCGAAAAAAAGCAGCCGTTATGTCACACCGGAAAAGGCGGCAGAGCTTGCAGCAAAGCTTGATAAAAGTATTGTACCGGTTGGAGTTTTCGTTGACTCGGACTTTGAAGAGATCATGCATACCGTAAATCTCGGATCGATCCGAATAGCTCAGCTTCATGGAAATGAGCCTGTGGAACTGGTAAAACGCCTGCAGGAAAACGGCGTTCCGGTCATCCGCGCTTTTCAGATAAAATCAGAGGATGATGTAAAAAAGGCCGAAACCTCATGCGCCGATCATATCCTCCTCGACTCCGGAAAGGGAAGCGGACTTACCTTCGACTGGTCCGTTCTTAAAAATGCGAAAAGGCCGTATTTCCTCGCCGGAGGTCTTGATCCGAAAAACGTATCCCGGGCAGTAAACGACCTTCACCCGTACGCAGTAGATGTAAGTTCGGGGCTTGAAACGGATGGGGTAAAGGATAAAAACAAGATGATAAAATTTGCAGAAGCAGTAAGAAAGGAAAGATTTTAA
- the trpC gene encoding indole-3-glycerol phosphate synthase TrpC, which produces MTILDELAYHAEERVAEAKKIHPFEEVKEKALSLPKGNFEFEKALKKDDIAFICECKKASPSKGVIAEDFPYLKIAKEYEAAGADCISVLTEPKWFLGSDDYLREITANVNIPCIRKDFTVDPYMIYEAKLLGAKAVLLICSILSEERIREYMGICDELGISALVETHDENEIAMAVRCGARLIGVNNRNLKDFSVDTGNSRRMRELVPENIIFVSESGVKSAEDISELRKSGVNAVLIGETLMKAEDKKAKLAELKGGK; this is translated from the coding sequence ATGACTATTCTCGACGAACTTGCTTACCATGCGGAAGAACGTGTGGCTGAAGCAAAGAAAATACATCCTTTCGAAGAAGTGAAGGAAAAAGCTCTTTCGCTTCCGAAGGGAAACTTTGAATTTGAAAAGGCGCTTAAGAAGGATGATATAGCATTCATCTGCGAATGCAAGAAGGCATCTCCTTCAAAGGGCGTAATTGCGGAGGATTTTCCGTATCTTAAAATAGCGAAGGAATACGAGGCTGCCGGTGCCGACTGCATTTCAGTTCTCACCGAACCGAAGTGGTTCCTCGGCAGTGACGATTATCTCCGCGAGATAACGGCAAACGTGAATATTCCGTGTATCCGCAAGGATTTTACAGTGGATCCGTACATGATCTACGAAGCAAAGCTCCTCGGTGCGAAGGCAGTGCTCCTTATCTGTTCCATTCTTTCCGAAGAACGGATACGTGAATACATGGGCATATGCGATGAGCTCGGAATTTCCGCACTTGTTGAGACTCACGATGAAAACGAGATCGCCATGGCGGTCCGCTGCGGTGCAAGACTTATCGGTGTAAACAACCGCAACCTGAAGGATTTTTCAGTCGATACAGGCAACAGCCGCAGAATGCGTGAGCTTGTTCCCGAAAACATCATCTTTGTTTCCGAGAGCGGGGTAAAATCAGCTGAAGATATATCAGAACTCAGAAAATCCGGCGTAAATGCCGTTCTCATCGGTGAAACACTTATGAAGGCAGAAGACAAGAAGGCGAAGCTTGCGGAATTAAAGGGTGGAAAATGA